The proteins below come from a single Sphaerochaeta sp. genomic window:
- a CDS encoding DUF308 domain-containing protein — translation MSERSFLKKHLVVTMTLGVLLVIFGIAMLTTGGRLFVILMGIGLVFSGLSTLEVLFSLSRDLKESQVKFAGKARTLAIVKSLVSILLGIVAILYSKESLKVLMYLMGAQMAVSALIGLYDAIIVKRTTGFPVSSLVTDAVFALIIAVVLFVFPSGTGKLIAAVIACILVVSGLALFFWAFRVRKLDKEFLATNVEVLDEKK, via the coding sequence ATGTCGGAACGGTCATTTTTGAAGAAACATTTGGTGGTAACCATGACTCTTGGCGTCTTGTTGGTGATCTTCGGCATCGCCATGCTGACGACCGGAGGCCGGTTGTTCGTCATTCTGATGGGTATCGGCTTGGTGTTCAGCGGTCTGTCCACCTTGGAGGTGCTCTTCTCCCTCAGCCGGGATCTGAAGGAATCCCAGGTGAAATTCGCCGGCAAGGCACGGACGCTGGCCATCGTCAAATCCTTGGTCTCCATCCTGTTGGGCATCGTCGCCATCCTGTACAGCAAGGAAAGCCTGAAGGTGTTGATGTATCTGATGGGTGCCCAAATGGCGGTCTCCGCCCTGATTGGATTGTACGATGCCATCATCGTCAAACGGACGACCGGGTTCCCCGTTTCCAGTCTGGTGACGGATGCCGTCTTCGCGCTGATCATCGCCGTCGTCCTGTTTGTCTTCCCTTCCGGAACCGGAAAATTGATCGCAGCGGTCATCGCCTGCATTTTGGTCGTCTCCGGGCTGGCGCTGTTCTTCTGGGCGTTCCGTGTCCGGAAGCTGGACAAAGAGTTTTTGGCGACCAACGTCGAAGTGCTTGACGAGAAGAAGTGA
- a CDS encoding HIT family protein, whose translation MEKTVFSRIIDGEIPSVKLHEDDQCIVILDINPVEKGHALVIAKHPYPTFSDCPAATLSHMMEVAKQVDAMERKILKCDGTNILINNGKASGQEVPHLHIHVIPRYFNDGQSFGFHKQTYQDGEMAELGGKLSF comes from the coding sequence ATGGAAAAAACGGTGTTTTCCCGCATCATCGATGGGGAGATCCCATCGGTCAAACTCCATGAGGATGACCAGTGCATCGTCATCCTGGACATCAACCCGGTTGAAAAGGGCCACGCGTTGGTCATCGCGAAACATCCGTATCCGACTTTCTCCGACTGTCCTGCCGCAACACTTTCCCACATGATGGAAGTCGCCAAGCAGGTGGACGCGATGGAACGAAAGATACTGAAGTGCGACGGCACCAATATTTTGATCAACAACGGCAAGGCAAGCGGCCAGGAAGTACCCCACCTGCACATCCATGTGATCCCCCGTTACTTCAATGACGGGCAGAGCTTTGGATTTCACAAACAGACGTATCAAGACGGCGAAATGGCCGAACTGGGGGGGAAGCTTTCCTTCTGA
- a CDS encoding GreA/GreB family elongation factor has translation MRMGMVRKDTRTHYTGTLYCTKEAFDANRAELRDITDKQIPETTREKSIAREKGDLRENSEYDAAKLKLAQLYARQREIAERIKNVAVVFEEAIHTDVAGFGTHVTLQAEDGSKSGITLAGEWDDMPEANIISIASPLGKEILGKKVGDSVTFAGHTSHITAIEKAKDLFGHYREHHPVHVEEQEQAKDASPATPVISPNQAIETAFSMMVAGKEKDEVSAFLSGCGVPFKTIQPLAVDYLVAKASDDSVRSAAIMTLNVINDGLRMEQA, from the coding sequence ATGCGCATGGGAATGGTACGGAAAGACACACGGACCCACTACACGGGGACGCTGTACTGCACGAAGGAAGCGTTTGACGCCAACCGGGCGGAGCTGAGGGACATCACGGACAAACAGATTCCCGAGACAACCCGGGAGAAGAGCATCGCACGGGAGAAAGGCGACCTTCGGGAGAACAGCGAATACGACGCAGCCAAACTAAAACTGGCCCAGCTGTACGCCCGTCAACGGGAAATCGCCGAACGGATCAAGAACGTCGCCGTAGTGTTTGAGGAAGCGATCCACACCGACGTGGCAGGTTTCGGCACCCATGTGACGCTTCAGGCTGAGGATGGATCGAAGAGCGGCATTACGTTGGCCGGAGAGTGGGATGACATGCCGGAAGCGAACATCATCAGCATCGCTTCCCCGCTGGGAAAGGAAATCCTGGGAAAGAAAGTCGGGGATTCGGTGACGTTTGCAGGACACACCTCACACATCACTGCCATTGAAAAAGCCAAAGATTTATTCGGTCACTACCGGGAACACCATCCGGTACACGTGGAGGAGCAGGAACAGGCCAAGGATGCTTCACCAGCGACACCGGTGATCTCCCCCAACCAAGCCATCGAAACGGCATTCTCCATGATGGTCGCAGGGAAAGAGAAAGACGAGGTGTCGGCGTTCCTTTCCGGCTGCGGTGTTCCGTTCAAGACGATCCAGCCACTTGCCGTGGATTACCTGGTCGCAAAAGCCTCGGATGATTCCGTCCGGAGCGCCGCCATCATGACGCTGAACGTCATCAATGACGGGCTGAGGATGGAACAGGCCTGA